CGCTGCAGCACCAGCAGCCATCGCGTCGCGGATATCTGGGCTTGCAGCTGCACGGCCTGCGTGCGCAATTGCCGGTGCACGTCGTCGTCGGCGGGCAGCGCGATCATGCGGTCCTGGTAGTCCTGCAGCCGATGCAGGCGCCACGGCACGGTGGCGCGGTCCACCATCAAGGGTGTCTCTTCGGACAACAGGGCGACGGTGGCGGCGTAGTCGCGCAGCATGTCGCGCCGCAGCTCCGCGGCCGCGGGCCCGTAGTCCCGCAGCACCGCATCGAGCTGCAGGATGCGCGCGGCATTGCGGGTGAGTTCTGCGTTGACCGCGTCCATCGCACTCTTGGAAGACGAGACCAGCAAGCCGAGCACCAATGCCGCCAGGGTGGCGATGAGCCCGGTGGTCAGTTTGATGGCGTCGAGCGATTCGCTCTGGACGTGATGGGGCGGCAGCAGGCGGCGCAAGCGCAAACCGAGCAGTGCGCTGCCCGTGACAAGCAGGAAGACCACCAAGGCGATGTGCATGTGCGTCACGGGCCGCCTCGCGTGCGGTTGCGCGGCGCATCATGCGCCGCGCCCGCCTGTCGGGGTAGTTTGGGATCGCGCCCCCAATCGGCCAAGGGCGCGCGGGACGTTACTGCGCCTTCTGCTTCTGGTTCAACAGTTGCGCCATTTCAAGGTGGTGGCGCAGGCTCGGCAGCAAGGCGTTCGCGAACGCGCGGATATCGGCGTCATCCGCGCCCTGCGCGGCCTTCTCGTACATCTTGATCGTGGCTTCGTGCGCCGCCACGCCGATGCGGTCGACATAGGTCTTGTCGAACGCATTGCCCGACAGCAGGCCCAGGGTCTTCAGCTCGGTGGCCTGCACGATGGACGGGCCCGTGGGCGGGTTGTAACCCTTGCGCTTGGCCAGGGCCGCCAGGCGCTGGTTGGCGGCGGTATGGTCCTTGATCATCTGCCGCGCGAACGTCTGCACGTCGGCGCTGGCATTCTTGTCGAGCGCCATCTGGCTGCCCTGGATCTCGGCGTAATTGCCTTGCGTGGCGTCCTCCAGGAAAGTCTGGTCCGTGCTCGACAGCATGGACGAACGTCCCTCATCGCGGCTGGCACAGCCGGCCAATCCTACAAAGGCGACGACGGAAAGCGATATAAGGGCTCGGTACAGTTTCATGGCGACTCCCGGGGTGTGAATTGACGGAGCGCCGAGCCACGCACAAGCCATGCCCGGGCCGCGGCGGCGCCGCCGCTACCTGGCCCTGGCACGGACCGGCACCGGATCCGCGGCACGACCGCGCAACAGGGCTTCGGGGTTGGCTTGCAGGTAATCGGCCAGGGCGCGCAGCGATCGCGCGGCCCGTTCCAGTTCCGCCATCGTCCCCCGCATATTCCCCGTCAGGCTGGAATCCGACGCCAGCAGCGCGCCGATGTGCGTGAATGACGCCGCCGCCTGGCGCAATGCCGCCTGCGCCTCTGGCGCCACCTGCTTGTCCAGACGGTTCATCAGCCGGCTGGCGCTGGTCAGCGTGCTGCTCAGGTCCGCGCCCAGCTTGTCGAAAGGAATGCGGTCGATTTTGGCCGCCACATTCGCGAGCTGCTGCTGCACCTGCTCCAGGTTGTTGGGCACGGTGGGCAGCGCGATCGGCGGACCCATATCGAGCTGCGCGGGCGGCGCGCGCGGGAAGATGTCGATCGCGACATAGAGCTGTCCGGTCAGCAGATTGCCCGTGCGCAACTGCGCGCGCAGGCCCCGGTCCACCAATTGGGCCAGCAGCTTGCCGCTGGGATGCTCGGGATCGGGACCTTCATATTTGCGAATCACGTCTGCGACGGGTCCCAGGCGATCGGGAAAGATCGTGGCCGCCACTACGGTGAAAAAGCGCTTTTCCTGCGCATCGAAATCGATGTCGATGGCATCCACCTGCCCCATGACGATGCCGTTGAAGTCCACGGGCGCGCCCAGGCTCAGGCCGCGCACCGACTGGTCGTACCGCATGCGCACATGCAGCGCGGGCCCGTCCGGCCGCGCCCGCGCCGCCTGCTCGCCGGGAAAAAGGCGAAATACCGTGTCGGCCCCGGCGGCGACGGTTTGCTGCTCGCCCATTTCCTCGAATGCGATGCCGCCGACCGCCACGGCGAGCAGCGCCTGCGTGCGCAGCCGCAGGCCTTGCGCATCGACAGACAAATCGATGCCGCTCGCGTTCCAGAAACGGGTGGCCCGGGTGACATACCGGTCGTAAGGCGCATCGACGAACAACTGCACATTGATGTCCCGCCCATCCGGATCCAGCCGATAACCGATGACCTCGCCCACCGGAATGCGCCGGAAGTACACCGGCGATCCGATATCGAGAGAGCCCAGGCTCTCGGCCTTTACCGTGAAGCGTTTGCCGGGCCGGTCCTGCGTGACCTGGGGCGGGCTTTCCAGGCCGGTGAAGTGGGTCTTGGAATGGCCATGCACGACCACGCGCGGGGCGTCGACGCCGATGTAGGCGCCTGACAACAGCGTGCCCAGCCCTGACACGCCGCTCAGGCCCAGGCGCGGGCGCACCACCCAGAAATTCGTTCCTTCCTGGGCCAGCGATGCGGCGTCCTTCGCCAAGCTCGCCGTTGCGACGACGTGGGTGCGGTCTTCGCTGATGCGGATGTTCTGGATCAGGCCGACGGCGACGGCCTTGTACCGTATCTGCGTTTTGCCGGCCTCCAGCCCGTCGGCGGTCAGGAATGTGATGGTGATGGTCGGCCCGGCCTCGAGCCGGGCTTTGATCACCAGTGACAAGCCGGCCAGGGCGGCGACGATGGGCACCAGCCAGATCCACGAAATGCCGCGTTTGCGGCGCCGGATTTCGGGCGCGCCGAAACCGTGCCCATCGGCGGCGTGGTCCTCGCCCGGGCCCATGCCATCGCGGGCGCCGTCCTGGCCCGGGCGGGTGCCGCCGTCCACGCCGTCGTCATGGCGTCCGCCGTCGTTATCGTGAGCCATGTCCTCCCCTCTGGACAAAGGCCATGCGCGGGTGTGGGCGCGTCTTCAGCGCTGGGCGACGAATTCCTTGATCTGCTGCGCCGCCCCGTCGGTCCAGGTGTCGATCAAGGGCCGCAGGGAATCGGGTTGCACGCCGCCCTGGCCCTGGGACGCATGCGACACTTCCTCTCCCGTGCCGCCCCGTACGGCCTCGTAAAGCACCTCTCCCGTCATGCTGTCCGTCACCTTCGTTTCGATGGCGATCGACGCATCCTGCGGACGGCCGCCTTCGACCACCGCCTTGGCCCCCGTGATGACGAATGCAATGGGAATGTATTGATAGGGGCGCAGCGCCTGGTCTTCGGTGCCGACCGCGGTGATGGCCACCTGCACGCGGGCCACGCCGGGCCCCGCTCGGTCGGTCAGCATGACCTCGCGTCCCAGCTTCTGCCGCATGCTGTTGTCGGCGTAATGGCGGATCTGCGTCAAGGTATCGGCGGATACCTCCGCGGTGGGCTGCGGCTCGGGATAGAACGCCACCGGCTCGAGCAGCACCGCACGGTAATTGGCCGGCGTAAAGCGCGGGCTGGCATACACCCAGCGCGGCCCGCCATCGGGGGCGTCTTCCTTCTGCAGCTTCGCATAGCCGTCGCCGAGGAAACCGGATTCCTTCGGCGGCTTGCTGGGCGCGCAGGCGCCCAGCAGTACCGTTGCCGCGCCCATGACGATCCATCGAACAAGCAGATTGCCCATCATCCTTCTCCTTTCTTGAACGTAGTCAAACGTTGGAACGATTGGCGTAGAACGTCCGCGTGAGGAGCCGGGCGTTTCGATGTACAGGGGCGCGGTGCGAACAAACAACCTGCAATGCCGAGACTGTACCCCCTCTCTTGCCCGCCCGCCATATGGTCTTTTGGGCGGCGCGGCATCGTGGATGACGTCCGCCCCCGCCTTTCGCATACAGCCGCGGGTGGGCCATACCTTGCGCTTACAGGCGGGACGCGGGTGTGGCGTCGGGGCGTGTGAAGCCGATAGCGCGGTGAAACGCCTCGCCCCGACAGCGCGTTAAGACGCGCGGCACCGACGGCGCGGTGAGACGCGTGGCACCGACAGCGCGTTAGGTCGCGTGATACCGACAGCGCGTTAGGAAGCGCGTAGAACAACGCTCTTTCTTTCTTCGTGATTAGTGTTGTTCTCAACCCTACTGACTATTGATTTCCCGCTGTCATTATGCTGAACGTTTGATTGCTGATAGTTGTATCTGATATAAGACTGCTCATCCGGTCCAGCGAAGTATCGGCCCGAGGATTCGTCGCAGAGCCCTTTTTTCGCTGCCGGTTTCCTGGGAGAAGCTTCAATGACACAAGAGCGAGAGCCGCGCAGGCGGTTCCTGCAGCAGGTACTGGCGATCGTGCCCGCCTCAACATTGGCCACCGGCGCCGCCATTACCCAAACGGCTCATGCCGAAACGGCCGCGACGGCCGAAACCGCAAGTCCCTCCAAACCCTATACCCCCACCTACTTCACCGACGCGGAATGGAAATTCATCCATGCG
The sequence above is a segment of the Bordetella genomosp. 9 genome. Coding sequences within it:
- a CDS encoding bestrophin-like domain: MHIALVVFLLVTGSALLGLRLRRLLPPHHVQSESLDAIKLTTGLIATLAALVLGLLVSSSKSAMDAVNAELTRNAARILQLDAVLRDYGPAAAELRRDMLRDYAATVALLSEETPLMVDRATVPWRLHRLQDYQDRMIALPADDDVHRQLRTQAVQLQAQISATRWLLVLQRDGSVSVPLLFVLVVWLMIIFLAFGVLSPRNGAVVVALLLCAVSASGAIFLILEMDRPLDGMIHISTTPLRDALLRLQQ
- a CDS encoding DUF4142 domain-containing protein; amino-acid sequence: MKLYRALISLSVVAFVGLAGCASRDEGRSSMLSSTDQTFLEDATQGNYAEIQGSQMALDKNASADVQTFARQMIKDHTAANQRLAALAKRKGYNPPTGPSIVQATELKTLGLLSGNAFDKTYVDRIGVAAHEATIKMYEKAAQGADDADIRAFANALLPSLRHHLEMAQLLNQKQKAQ
- a CDS encoding PqiB family protein encodes the protein MGPGEDHAADGHGFGAPEIRRRKRGISWIWLVPIVAALAGLSLVIKARLEAGPTITITFLTADGLEAGKTQIRYKAVAVGLIQNIRISEDRTHVVATASLAKDAASLAQEGTNFWVVRPRLGLSGVSGLGTLLSGAYIGVDAPRVVVHGHSKTHFTGLESPPQVTQDRPGKRFTVKAESLGSLDIGSPVYFRRIPVGEVIGYRLDPDGRDINVQLFVDAPYDRYVTRATRFWNASGIDLSVDAQGLRLRTQALLAVAVGGIAFEEMGEQQTVAAGADTVFRLFPGEQAARARPDGPALHVRMRYDQSVRGLSLGAPVDFNGIVMGQVDAIDIDFDAQEKRFFTVVAATIFPDRLGPVADVIRKYEGPDPEHPSGKLLAQLVDRGLRAQLRTGNLLTGQLYVAIDIFPRAPPAQLDMGPPIALPTVPNNLEQVQQQLANVAAKIDRIPFDKLGADLSSTLTSASRLMNRLDKQVAPEAQAALRQAAASFTHIGALLASDSSLTGNMRGTMAELERAARSLRALADYLQANPEALLRGRAADPVPVRARAR
- a CDS encoding DUF3313 domain-containing protein translates to MMGNLLVRWIVMGAATVLLGACAPSKPPKESGFLGDGYAKLQKEDAPDGGPRWVYASPRFTPANYRAVLLEPVAFYPEPQPTAEVSADTLTQIRHYADNSMRQKLGREVMLTDRAGPGVARVQVAITAVGTEDQALRPYQYIPIAFVITGAKAVVEGGRPQDASIAIETKVTDSMTGEVLYEAVRGGTGEEVSHASQGQGGVQPDSLRPLIDTWTDGAAQQIKEFVAQR